From the Streptomyces pluripotens genome, one window contains:
- a CDS encoding zinc ribbon domain-containing protein, with protein MSTEIYFSNNYRDLCVEHGTGAGFQFEFSCSRCYDTWRSPFESFRAGQMAGWLSRGVNAAWSFIGGAGRGVSAAADGLAGASFGTQRDAAFTRAIENAQGHFNRCPRCTDYVCARCWNAEHGLCLNCSPDTAAEAQAAQQRGLNDMVAQRAYDAGQQRGGTYDVTTPRQLVCPNCRTETRGSAFCPGCGHRLAQTTSCSACDAALPEGAAFCPACGAQR; from the coding sequence ATGAGCACCGAGATCTACTTCAGCAACAACTACCGCGACCTGTGTGTCGAGCACGGCACCGGTGCGGGTTTCCAGTTCGAGTTCTCCTGCTCCCGCTGCTACGACACCTGGCGCTCGCCGTTCGAGTCCTTCCGGGCCGGGCAGATGGCCGGTTGGCTGTCGCGTGGGGTCAACGCCGCATGGTCGTTCATCGGCGGCGCCGGACGTGGTGTGTCCGCCGCCGCGGACGGTTTGGCGGGAGCGAGTTTCGGTACGCAGCGGGACGCGGCGTTCACCCGCGCCATAGAGAACGCACAGGGCCACTTCAACCGCTGCCCGCGCTGCACCGACTACGTCTGTGCCCGTTGCTGGAACGCGGAGCACGGCCTCTGCCTGAACTGCTCGCCGGACACCGCCGCCGAGGCGCAGGCGGCGCAGCAGCGGGGGCTGAACGACATGGTCGCCCAGCGTGCCTATGACGCGGGCCAGCAGCGTGGCGGCACATACGACGTCACCACCCCGCGTCAGCTGGTCTGCCCCAACTGCCGTACCGAGACCCGTGGCAGCGCCTTCTGCCCGGGCTGCGGACACCGTCTCGCCCAGACCACGAGTTGCTCGGCGTGCGACGCCGCCCTTCCGGAGGGCGCCGCCTTCTGCCCCGCCTGCGGCGCCCAGCGGTGA
- a CDS encoding DUF6104 family protein produces the protein MYFTDRGIEELEKRRGEEEVTFEWLAEQLRIFVDLNPDFEVPVERLATWLARLDDEDDEAGEDDE, from the coding sequence ATGTACTTCACCGACCGCGGTATCGAGGAGTTGGAGAAGCGGCGCGGCGAGGAAGAGGTCACCTTCGAGTGGCTTGCCGAGCAGCTGCGCATCTTCGTGGACCTCAATCCGGACTTCGAGGTGCCCGTCGAGAGGCTGGCCACGTGGCTCGCCCGCCTCGACGACGAGGACGACGAGGCGGGCGAGGACGACGAGTAG
- a CDS encoding CU044_2847 family protein → MTGGVERIRLDDGTVVWARVGAAHEGVSGGPRDAGYDWGYEGEYRDTSLGDRIVDMAGGLADTVGGVVRSLRAGLNTPAPVEVSVSFGIELTAQSGKIVSVIAEGGGKSSLTVSLTWTEPASAAGGADPAAPGGSAAPPGPPASGAV, encoded by the coding sequence ATGACCGGCGGAGTCGAGCGCATACGCCTGGACGACGGGACCGTCGTCTGGGCCAGGGTGGGGGCGGCGCACGAGGGCGTGTCGGGCGGGCCGCGCGACGCGGGCTACGACTGGGGCTACGAGGGGGAGTACCGGGACACTTCGCTCGGCGACCGCATCGTCGACATGGCGGGCGGCCTGGCCGACACGGTCGGTGGTGTCGTGCGCTCCCTGCGCGCCGGTCTGAACACCCCGGCCCCGGTGGAGGTCTCCGTCAGCTTCGGGATCGAACTGACGGCGCAGTCCGGCAAGATCGTGAGCGTCATCGCGGAGGGCGGCGGCAAGTCCTCCCTGACGGTGTCCCTGACCTGGACGGAACCGGCTTCGGCGGCGGGCGGTGCGGACCCCGCAGCGCCCGGCGGTAGTGCGGCACCCCCCGGACCGCCGGCCTCCGGTGCCGTATGA